TCGTTCACGTCCTTACAAAAAATATGCAGATGATGTTCCGCAGGAAATCATGAAAGACTTAGTTGAACCAGAAGTGCCGACATGGCGCTACTGGTTTTTTACATTCAACGATAACAAGAGCTTGAGCGCAGAAGACATCGAAAAGAAGAAACGTTCAGCACCCGTTGGGACGAAGCTCTACAAGAACAAGATTTTAGGACTGAGAGGAAAAGCGACAGGTCTTGTCTTTGTGAATTTTGATAGACAGAAACATCTTGTCACTTTGTCAGAAGCCATGAAGCAGACCTTTGTCAAGTTTAGCGCAGGTCTTGATACAGCCTATTCATCGCAGAGTCCTGACACAATTGCTATGTACTTCCTAGGAATTACGGATGCTGGAGCAGTCTATATTCTCGATGAAGAAGTCTACAACAACGCAGAACGAGAAATACCGATTGCGCCGTCAGACACGGTGGTGAAGTTCATTGCTTTCTTAGACAAGAATGTGGGACGTTTTGGCTTCTTGCGTGATGTCTTTATTGATAGCGCAGACCAAGCGACAATTACGGAGATGAACAAGCACAAGCAATTGCATGGATCAATCTACAATTTCATTGGAGCCTACAAGAAAACAAAGATTGTTGACCGTATCAATTTTCAACTAGGTTGGATTGCGGAAGGGAATTACCTGGTATGCGACCACTGTATCCATCACATCAATGAATTAGAAACCTATGCTTGGAAAGAGGATAAGGACGAACCAGAAGACGCAAACGACCATACAATCAACGCTTGCCAATATGCGTGGCTTCCCTACGCAACTTTAATCGGACGAAAGGAGTAAGATTTGGGACTAATGGACATGATTAGAAACGGTTTGAAGAATTTCTTACAGATTGAGTCTGCGCAACCGCAGATGATTACAATCACAGAAGCGCTGACCTTTGAATCAAACGCCCTGAAAAACAAGATTTGGTATAGGGGTGATTCGTTTGAATTAACGCAACTCTACGAACAACTACCGAATGCGGATTTGTTGTTTTGGGGTGCTAAAAGTTCACAAGGTATGGAGATTCGAAAAGTACACACGGGTATTCCAGGGCTGATTGTGGACAGGTTAGCGGATATCACTATGGCGGACCTCAACGACCTAGAATTTACTAATCCACAACATGAAGCCTTGTGGAAAGAGATTGACGAAGATAATGCCTTTAACAAGCAACTTGAGAAAGCTATTAAGGAATCTTTGGTAGTTGGAGACGGAGCCTTTCGCATCTCTTTTG
Above is a window of Streptococcus sp. zg-86 DNA encoding:
- a CDS encoding terminase; translated protein: MSQKYIDFCNTFKDVDADFLEGTTAAGKTTVGVGVKFMRAVSRSKKKFHIIAAKTVGVAEKNIINQDNGILDIHRNALYFGNGDKDFKLPHIKFENKIIYVLGYDNKEKWKLVLGGQYGCVYIDEVNTADIEFVRELSTRNDYLMATLNPDNPNLPVYKEFINRSRPYKKYADDVPQEIMKDLVEPEVPTWRYWFFTFNDNKSLSAEDIEKKKRSAPVGTKLYKNKILGLRGKATGLVFVNFDRQKHLVTLSEAMKQTFVKFSAGLDTAYSSQSPDTIAMYFLGITDAGAVYILDEEVYNNAEREIPIAPSDTVVKFIAFLDKNVGRFGFLRDVFIDSADQATITEMNKHKQLHGSIYNFIGAYKKTKIVDRINFQLGWIAEGNYLVCDHCIHHINELETYAWKEDKDEPEDANDHTINACQYAWLPYATLIGRKE